Proteins encoded by one window of Haliotis asinina isolate JCU_RB_2024 chromosome 6, JCU_Hal_asi_v2, whole genome shotgun sequence:
- the LOC137287479 gene encoding adenosine receptor A1-like, translating into MTTNTTQLLEGVPTVLDVLFLAYYYGMFLLIACVNLPGNILVIVTVLRHEPLRQPCNYYISSLAVSDLILGFVYPLYNISHIGIPAITCPLGKWSVCRILVSQVLALEICSSYHLVAITVTRYIAIVHPLRYHHIITTRSTAICIPVIWILSQGTAVAQYTFYDPIDYKGICRYELIFSLHHVGILFVIQLFLPLCVMVGLYCKIARIARRHAKVMSLHEPPRPSPYRISFNRSSSIFGREVKSTIMVAILLFSFAVGWTPMVIYFFVSIACETCQINRYIRASARILLYMTSAINIFIYAGRLGDFREFIRRDLRKTFQCVVNRFRRNTN; encoded by the exons ATGACCACAAACACTACACAGTTACTAGAAGGAGTGCCTACGGTATTGGATGTGCTATTTCTGGCCTACTATTACGGAATGTTCCTCTTGATTGCTTGCGTCAACCTGCCGGGCAACATCCTCGTCATCGTGACGGTACTGCGCCATGAACCACTGCGTCAACCTTGCAACTACTACATCAGCAGCCTTGCAGTGTCTGATCTCATACTAGGTTTTGTGTACCCACTAtacaatatatcacacataGGAATACCAGCTATAACTTGCCCTTTAG GAAAGTGGTCTGTGTGTCGAATCCTGGTGTCCCAGGTCCTGGCCCTGGAAATCTGCTCTTCCTATCACCTCGTAGCCATTACGGTCACTCGCTACATCGCCATCGTCCACCCTCTCCGCTACCACCACATCATCACCACAAGGAGCACTGCTATCTGCATACCTGTCATCTGGATCCTCTCCCAAGGCACAGCGGTGGCGCAGTATACATTCTATGATCCAA TTGACTACAAGGGGATCTGCCGGTATGAACTCATCTTTTCCCTGCATCATGTCGGGATCCTGTTTGTAATCCAGCTCTTTTTGCCTCTTTGTGTCATGGTGGGGCTCTACTGCAAGATTGCCCGGATCGCCCGCAGGCAT GCGAAGGTTATGTCGCTACACGAGCCTCCTCGACCCTCGCCCTACCGGATATCGTTCAACAGGTCCAGCAGCATCTTTGGCCGGGAGGTCAAATCCACCATCATGGTTGCCATCCTCCTGTTCAGTTTCGCCGTGGGCTGGACACCAATGGTCATCTATTTCTTCGTCAGTATTGCGTGTGAAACCTGCCAAATCAATCGTTATATCAG AGCCAGTGCTCGTATCCTGCTGTACATGACGTCAGCGATCAACATCTTCATTTACGCTGGTCGTCTAGGCGACTTCAGAGAGTTCATACGTCGTGATTTGAGGAAGACATTCCAGTGTGTAGTGAACAGGTTTCGGAGGAACACAAATTGA